The following nucleotide sequence is from Trifolium pratense cultivar HEN17-A07 linkage group LG2, ARS_RC_1.1, whole genome shotgun sequence.
attatgtcatttttccaaatttttatcggtgtctGTGTTGTGTCCGATGTCCGTgtttgtgtccgtgcttcataccGTATTCTAGACAAAATAGTTCGTTTTATTGCTCATAGATTGGAAGATTCGGGGCAGCCACAAGGTCAAATTTATGAGCAAGTACTGCATTATGGTATGGTATGAATTCGAAATAGATGGTATGATTAACCTATAATATTtacctttaattaatttattaatcaaatgaataaaattatttattttatactcTGGATTGTTAGTTTAGGATTAGTCTAATACTTATATTTCAAGAGTGTAACTTTGAGAGTTAATTTGAACATAAGAGTAtcctaatctttttttttttgtgtggttACATTGTCCTAATCCTATCTTACCTACTCTATCTATCTTTAAGTTACATACATCTCTTTGAAAAGCAAATATCCTTAACTATTCGGTATAAAGTTGGCGTCACGTTATCAATATTAAATTGGTCAAACCCatttggggttggtcgagtggtgttcgcttgggcccttggagtatgctcctctcaaagtctcaggttcgattctcactggtgccaatttcagTGTGCTAAGTCCATacaaagcaaaaataaaaactctggctttaaatggggctcccgcaagtgggcggtgagattggtcctcttagattagtcggtcctaaggccggataccaagttttcaaaaaaaaaatattaaattggtCTAAATAACAAGAGTCCGGTTCCTTTAAGTATGTGATCGAGGTTTAATTTTtgactcatgcgtatggagaaaatttagTTGGGAGAAGAGAACTCACTTTATGTGCCCCATAAGCTTCTCGGcggagattagtcatcactaaaaatagtgaaaatttcgtaccaatatcatgataaCCTAAAAAAGAATTGGTATCACGTTAATCACAAAATGCCAAACCGAATTATCTAATAAACTAGTAGTTCGTTCTTCACATAAAAATACGAAATTTTGAttagattcaaattcaaatataaacaaaagtaattaaaacaaaaaaattcttaaaatcaCTTATGATTTCCTTTTATTGTAAATTTGTAGAAAATGTCAATTGATTCCACAGTCACCAGATTGAATTGGTTCAAAGTGGCCCAATAATTTTCAATATTACtatatgagatttttttttataaatattttctaaataaaataCAAGAGTTGTGATTGTTTTTTGACAAGCATCCaaagttgtaatttttatttgattttttttgcatttaGTTAGCTGGCAAAGGATTGCTTAAGTTGACTGTGAGAACAACTACTCCGCCATATTGTCCACTTGTGTCAAAAATATTCTTAAACAAATGTCCTTCTTTATGCTTATTATTGTCTTTCTCGTATTAAAAAATGTTGACATGAAAATCCATGAATTGTACAGATTGCTTGCAAGAGAACGGAACATTTTCTATAGCCAACAATTAAAAATGGCAAATACAATTTCAATAGAATGAATTCATGacaatatttttcaacactagtattttattatatacaaaACTTGAAATCATTATTTaggttactaatttttttatcttttttggttttttttagtTAAGTAGTATGATGTCTGGAATTTCACCTCCTTAAAGTGATTAAGTGGAGAAATCAATATTTCAAACTCAAACATATTATAATGTCACTATTCATGATAGTAGTAGTAGAACTTATCCTTTACAAGTACATATTTGTGGTCTTCTCCCCTTCTAAATTGATCAGAATCCCTCCATGTCCCCCTATCTACCGAGAGATATCTTCCGGTAATGTGTTTTTTAGTGTGACCAATTTATGGAGAGGAAGAacgaatttttctcttcccacccccttgtttcttttctaccccccattttttcatttttacccttgTTAAAAACTTTGGAACACATTTTCCGAAAGTTTTTCTAGATCAAATGCGGAAAATAtttggaaaacacattccgaagatttctttcaaggcaaaaaaaatattcagaaAACGCGTTCTAAAATATTTAtccaagggcaaaaacggaaacaCAGAGGATAGAAAAGAAACATAGAGGGTTGGAAGAGAAAATTTCAGGAAGAACAACCAtcttttttatcaaacaatttAAGGTtggcccaaaggcccaaacccTACAAAATACAAAGAtcatttctctcccgaccccccacatttcttttataccctccaaaaatctcattttgtcccttgcggtttgaaaattttttgccaaaaaacttcggtttatattcaccgatgccaaatattagaccatttcggtaactgtgAACCGAACATTAGCATTTTTGGTACACAGAAAccgaacgtcagcttgttcggtacatgcgaaccgaaatgtcctagatttcggtacgttgttACCGAAAATTTCATTgggtcgctggaattaggccattttcggtagaagtttaccgaaataattgtttcggtacctgcgaaccgaaatgtcccagattttggtaagtggttaccgaagtTTATCAGCATGTTAAATTccttcggttcgtataaaccgcagtaccccctaagggcaaaaacggaaattcaggggtagaaaagaaatgagggggtcgggagagaaatgaTCAAATACAAATGAAATAAAGGCCCAAGCCcaatattataaaattcaatttatgggaaattttctcatctcacctacccactttctcaccacacctccggaaattccatttttacccttggtcaaaaaattcggaacgcgttttctgaatttttttagttcaaatttggaaaaaattcggaaaacacattccgaagttgtttttaaaggcaaaaaaaattcggaaaacgcgttccgaattttttgaccaagggcaaaaatagaATTTCTAGGGGTGTGGTGAGAAAATGGGTAGTGCGAAGAGAAATTTTCAATTTATGGTTGGCCTAAAGGCCCAAGCCCTAACAATACTTGTCCCAAATAAAGCACATAAGATTTTGAATAACAATTGAAACATGAACAAGGGAACTACTCCACAAGAAGTTCCAGAAAttgaccaattgagaaacaatATTGGAATGTCTCCTATGGCTTTAAAAGACACCAATAGCTGTAGGGTACAAAGCCTTGGGCTTGTAAGAAATAATATGGGGAACATAAGTAGAGGTCCTTCTCTTAGGAGGTTCCATGGAAGCTAAGGCTGGTTGGTTCAAATATGCATACTTGCTTTTAGTCCACCTGCATATGTCAAAACTAACACTATTATTATTTCTCCTAAATAGTGTGCAAACTATCTATTTTAAATTGGTTTcatttatgattatgatttatgaaGTTAGCAAATAAgatgacattaaaaaaattgttgtggGGTCTCTATTAGTCTATACATAATTGAAGGACTGATTGAAGCATTTGTTGTCTAGATACATTGACAAGTTCAGTATCTTTGCTTGTAAAATTAAAACATTGTCAAGTACTCAAGTTTAGTTCCAATCTTGAATTTCTGAATTTCTTACTCCTTCCATTGGTATCTTTAATATTCTATAGTTCAATTACTATTATGtaatttaaagaaaatataacatGCATAGTGTTGGAAGAGTTGATAACATGACTTTCCtctaggaaaaaaaatattaatttgatttctAGAATCTTTTATTTGGGAGTCATTCAACCCCGTATACAAAAAAGGAACAAATGTCTTATTACcaactaaaaaattataaggcACTCAAAAGACCTAAATCATTAGATATTTTGATCTCCATATCGAACTAAATTGAATCAGCTTGTAAGTTCAATCGACTAAATTATACTATCACCAATTTGATCTCCATACCAACCAATCTTTAAAACATTCAatataagttttcaaaagtCCATATTACTTAATGTctattaacaaaataattaatcttGTTAAAATATCATGATAAACTATCTTGTCCAAACAAATTAACAATCTTCAGGTGAAGTTTTTCCAAGATAccacaattaaatatttttttgtaagatGAAAAATGTACTAACCAATCCTTTATTCCCACGCGCACTTCCTTGTCCTCATCAACTTTATTGCCACAATAATTTGTCCCTACAACCCAATTGACCTTCTCTTTATTGGTCTCATATTCATCACGATCATTTTCCAAGCTCAATTCAAAACTCAGGTACTCTTGCTCCTTTAAACAAAATAGGAATCATGTTCATAATCTAAGAAACCATGTTATTGtatataaaaaatcatcaaCCAAACATTAACCACATACATGAAGAATATGTAATTATACAATTGATaaacggtttttttttttttttatcaaaactcCTTGTTAATCATCTCTTAggattaaaaaggaaaaaaataaaacttgttattttatttttgttgatg
It contains:
- the LOC123907013 gene encoding uncharacterized protein LOC123907013, whose product is MKQRSEEGSRKEVVRRTTPPPPPPLPKFRVISKPRAEESVTKREIAKFWRQKRIVEEDHLLAAIKAAARLRARNLTEQEYLSFELSLENDRDEYETNKEKVNWVVGTNYCGNKVDEDKEVRVGIKDWWTKSKYAYLNQPALASMEPPKRRTSTYVPHIISYKPKALYPTAIGVF